One Amaranthus tricolor cultivar Red isolate AtriRed21 chromosome 1, ASM2621246v1, whole genome shotgun sequence DNA window includes the following coding sequences:
- the LOC130825613 gene encoding non-specific lipid transfer protein GPI-anchored 14-like, with protein MKLMTIVLVLLTVMLLLACVSSDFSKDKDECQEQLITMSSCLNYVTGEVKSPSPQCCTILYTKLNATKKCLCILVMDRNQPSLGLKLNATLALSLPSLCLAPNNPMDCVGLLHLDTKSPEAQIFIQAANTTQGGEGDAWMNPITNGTKPKFWHKTIIFDVLFMLLIYYYRFSY; from the exons atgaaGTTGATGACGATCGTGTTGGTGTTACTAACAGTGATGCTATTGCTAGCATGTGTGAGTTCCGATTTCAGCAAAGACAAAGATGAATGCCAAGAACAACTTATCACAATGTCCTCTTGCCTCAACTATGTAACGGGAGAGGTGAAATCGCCCTCGCCACAATGTTGCACTATCTTGTATACAAAGCTAAATGCGACTAAAAAGTGTCTTTGTATTTTGGTTATGGATCGGAATCAACCTAGCCTTGGCCTTAAGCTTAATGCTACTCTCGCTCTAAGCCTCCCTTCCTTATGTCTTGCTCCTAACAATCCAATGGATTGTGTAG GTCTCCTTCATTTGGATACTAAATCTCCAGAAGCACAGATTTTTATCCAAGCAGCTAATACTACTCAAG GTGGTGAAGGTGATGCTTGGATGAATCCTATAACGAATGGGACAAAGCCGAAGTTTTGgcataaaacaataatatttgatGTATTATTcatgttattaatttattattatcgaTTTTCCTACTGA